In Capsicum annuum cultivar UCD-10X-F1 chromosome 11, UCD10Xv1.1, whole genome shotgun sequence, one genomic interval encodes:
- the LOC107847714 gene encoding LOW QUALITY PROTEIN: putative disease resistance protein At3g14460 (The sequence of the model RefSeq protein was modified relative to this genomic sequence to represent the inferred CDS: substituted 1 base at 1 genomic stop codon), which produces MCVGFTKIAEMEIGLAVGGAFLSSALNVLFDRLAPQGELLKMFQKNKHDVRVLKKLRMTLLGLQAVLSDAENKQTSNRHVSQWLIELRDAVDGAENLIEEVNYEALRLKVEGQQQNLAETKVSDLNLCLSDDVFLNKKEKLEDTIETLEDLQKQIGLLGLKEHFASTKQETRRFSTSLVDESGVFGRQNEIEDLIDRLLSKDENGENLTVVPIVGMGGLGKTTLAKAVYNDERVKDHFELKAWFCVSEQYDAIRITKGLLQEIGLVVDDNLNQXQVKLKESLKGKRFLVVLDDVWNDNYNEWDDLRNLFVQGNIGSKIIVTTRKESVALMMGNKQISMSNLSIEVSWSLFKRHEFKNMDPMGHPELEEVGKQIAAKCKGLPLALKTLAGMLRSKSVVEGWKLILRSEIWELPVNSILPALMLSYNDLPPHLKRCFSYCAIFPKDYPFSLEQVIHLWIANGLIPQEDETIQDSGNQYFLELRSRSLFEKVPNPSQGNTQKFLMHDLVNDLAQITSSKLCIRLEESQGSHMLEKSRQLSYSTGYSGDFEKLTPLYKLEQLRTLLPINIQEYTHIYLSKRVLHNILPTLGSLRALSLSHYKIKELPDDLFVKLKLLRFLDLSWTMIRMLPNSICVLYNLGTLLLSSCKDLEELPLQMEKLINLRHLDISNTSRLKMPLHLSKLKSLQVLVGAKFLLGGLRMADLGEAHNLYGSLSILELQNVVDRREALKAKIREKNHVEKLCLEWSESIADNSQTEREILNELHPHTNIKELQINGYRGTQFPNWLADHLCLKLLVQLSLSNCKCCFSLPALGQLPSLKFLSIRRMHRITAVMEEFYGSLSSKKPFNSLEKLEFAEMPEWKQWHVPGNGEFPTLQNLSIKNCPELRLETPIQLSSLKQFKVNGSPKVVLFDDAELFTSQLQEMKQIVRLSITDCNSLASLPISILPSTLKRIKISRCRKLKLERPVGYCDMFLEELKLVDCDSIADTSSPEYELVPRARELNVSSCHSLTRFLIPTATGGLEIWDCENLEILLMAGGTQITSLFIWDCEKLKRLPEHMQELLPSLMRLTLGNCPEIKSFPEGGLPFNLQVLRIFNCKKLVNGRKEWHLQRLHCLRMLVIEHDGSDEEILADENWELPCSVRTLRISNLKTLNSQILKSLTSLESLHIGNLPQIQSLLEEGLPPSLSMLHVWNFPNLQALPVKRLPSSLSTLYIDNCPLLKPLLEFNKGEYWPKIAHISTIYIDGEYL; this is translated from the exons ATGTGTGTCGGATTCACCAAA ATTGCAGAAATGGAGATTGGCTTAGCAGTTGGTGGTGCGTTTCTCTCTTCAGCTTTGAATGTTCTCTTTGATAGGCTTGCTCCTCAGGGTGAGCTGCTCAAGATGTTTCAGAAGAATAAGCATGATGTTCGGGTCTTAAAGAAGCTGAGAATGACTTTGCTTGGCCTTCAGGCTGTGCTAAGTGATGCAGAGAATAAGCAGACATCAAATCGACACGTGAGCCAGTGGCTTATTGAGCTTCGCGATGCTGTGGACGGCGCTGAAAACTTAATAGAAGAAGTCAATTATGAAGCTTTGAGGCTTAAGGTTGAAGGTCAACAACAAAATCTTGCAGAAACAAAAGTAAGTGACCTCAACCTGTGCTTGAGTGATGATGTCTTTCTTAACAAAAAGGAGAAGTTGGAAGACACTATTGAAACGTTGGAGGATTTGCAAAAGCAAATTGGTCTTCTTGGCTTAAAGGAGCATTTTGCTTCAACTAAACAAGAAACTAGAAGATTTTCAACTTCTTTGGTTGATGAATCTGGTGTCTTTGGTAGGCAGAATGAAATAGAGGATTTGATTGACCGTTTATTGTCTAAGGatgaaaatggagaaaatttgaCTGTAGTTCCTATTGTTGGAATGGGCGGCCTTGGTAAGACAACACTTGCTAAAGCAGTTTACAATGATGAGAGGGTGAAAGACCATTTTGAATTGAAAGCTTGGTTTTGTGTCTCTGAGCAATATGATGCTATCAGAATAACAAAAGGGTTGCTTCAAGAAATTGGTTTGGTGGTTGATGACAATCTTAATCAGTAACAAGTCAAATTGAAGGAAAGCCTAAAGGGAAAAAGGTTTCTTGTTGTCCTTGATGACGTGTGGAATGATAACTATAATGAATGGGATGACCTGAGAAATCTTTTTGTACAAGGAAATATAGGAAGTAAGATCATTGTAACAACACGTAAGGAGAGTGTTGCTTTGATGATGGGAAATAAGCAAATTAGCATGAGCAATTTGTCTATTGAAGTCTCATGGTCTTTATTCaaaaggcatgaatttaaaaacaTGGATCCTATGGGACATCCGGAACTTGAAGAGGTCGGAAAACAAATTGCAGCTAAGTGCAAAGGACTGCCCTTAGCTCTGAAGACGCTCGCTGGCATGTTACGCTCCAAATCAGTGGTTGAAGGGTGGAAACTTATTTTGAGAAGTGAAATATGGGAGCTACCAGTCAACAGCATATTACCAGCTTTGATGTTGAGCTACAATGATCTTCCCCCACATTTAAAGCGGTGTTTTTCCTATTGTGCAATATTTCCCAAAGATTATCCATTTAGCTTAGAACAAGTTATTCATTTGTGGATTGCTAATGGTCTTATACCACAGGAAGATGAAACAATTCAAGATTCAGGCAACCAATACTTTCTCGAGTTGAGATCAAGATCATTATTCGAAAAGGTCCCAAATCCTTCTCAAGGGAATACACAGAAATTCTTAATGCATGACCTTGTCAATGATTTAGCCCAAATTACATCTTCAAAACTTTGTATTAGGTTGGAGGAGAGCCAAGGATCTCATATGTTGGAAAAAAGTCGACAATTATCATATTCAACGGGTTATTCAGGTGACTTTGAGAAATTGACACCCCTCTACAAGTTGGAGCAGCTGAGGACGTTGCTTCCAATCAATATCCAAGAGTATACACATATTTATCTAAGCAAGAGGGTTCTGCATAACATACTTCCAACACTAGGATCCTTAAGGGCATTATCATTGTCTCATTACAAGATTAAGGAGTTGCCAGATGACTTGTTTGTCAAATTAAAGCTCCTGAGATTTTTGGACCTTTCTTGGACAATGATTAGAATGTTGCCAAATTCCATTTGTGTATTGTATAACTTAGGGACACTTCTCCTGTCATCTTGTAAAGATCTTGAGGAGTTACCTCTGCAGATGGAAAAGCTAATCAACTTGCGTCATCTTGACATAAGCAACACTTCTCGCTTGAAGATGCCACTACATCTGAGCAAGTTGAAAAGCCTCCAAGTGCTAGTGGGAGCCAAGTTTCTTCTAGGTGGTTTGAGGATGGCCGATTTGGGTGAAGCACATAACTTGTATGGATCTCTATCAATTCTAGAGTTGCAAAATGTAGTTGATAGAAGGGAAGCTCTGAAGGCAAAGATAAGGGAAAAGAATCATGTTGAGAAGTTATGTTTGGAGTGGAGTGAAAGTATTGCCGACAATTCACAAACTGAAAGAGAGATACTTAATGAGCTACACCCACACACAAACATAAAAGAACTCCAAATCAACGGATATAGAGGGACACAATTTCCAAATTGGCTAGCTGATCATTTGTGTCTTAAGCTGCTAGTACAATTGTCTCTTAGCAACTGCAAGTGCTGTTTTTCCTTGCCAGCACTAGGACAACTTCCTTCTTTGAAATTCCTTTCCATTAGAAGGATGCATCGAATAACTGCAGTGATGGAAGAATTCTATGGTAGTTTGTCCTCCAAAAAGCCCTTTAACTCTCTTGAGAAGCTTGAATTTGCAGAGATGCCGGAGTGGAAGCAGTGGCACGTACCAGGGAATGGAGAGTTTCCTACACTTCAGAACCTTTCAATTAAAAATTGCCCTGAACTCAGGTTGGAGACACCTATCCAACTTTCAAGTTTAAAACAGTTTAAGGTTAATGGTTCTCCTAAAGTTGTTCTCTTTGATGACGCTGAACTATTTACATCCCAACTTCAGGAAATGAAACAGATTGTTAGATTATCTATTACTGATTGTAACTCTCTTGCCTCTTTACCTATTAGCATTCTGCCCAGTACCTTGAAGAGAATAAAGATATCTCGTTGTCGGAAATTGAAATTGGAGAGGCCAGTTGGTTATTGTGACATGTTTCTAGAGGAATTGAAACTGGTTGATTGTGATTCTATAGCCGATACATCATCACCTGAGTATGAGTTGGTCCCAAGAGCACGCGAATTGAATGTAAGTAGTTGCCACAGCCTTACTAGGTTTTTGATACCTACCGCGACTGGAGGACTCGAAATTTGGGATTGTGAGAATCTTGAAATACTTTTGATGGCAGGTGGAACTCAGATAACTTCATTGTTTATTTGGGATTGCGAGAAGCTGAAGCGGCTGCCAGAACATATGCAGGAACTCCTTCCATCTCTTATGAGACTGACACTGGGGAATTGTCCAGAAATAAAGTCCTTTCCTGAAGGAGGATtgcccttcaatttacaagtccTTCGGATTTTCAATTGCAAGAAACTGGTGAACGGTCGAAAGGAGTGGCATTTACAGAGACTTCACTGTCTCAGAATGTTAGTAATCGAACATGATGGCAGCGACGAAGAGATTCTTGCTGATGAGAATTGGGAGTTGCCTTGCTCTGTTCGAACTCTTCGCATATCCAATCTGAAGACATTAAACAGTCAAATTCTCAAAAGCCTCACCTCTCTTGAATCTCTACATATTGGTAATTTACCTCAAATTCAGTCACTGTTGGAAGAAGGGCTTCCCCCCTCCCTTTCCATGCTGCATGTATGGAATTTCCCTAATCTCCAAGCCCTTCCAGTAAAACGGTTACCCTCTTCCCTCTCTACACTATATATTGACAACTGCCCATTGCTCAAACCACTACTAGAATTTAACAAGGGGGAGTACTGGCCAAAAATTGCTCATATTTCCACAATATATATCGATGGGGAATACCTGTGA